A single region of the Brachypodium distachyon strain Bd21 chromosome 3, Brachypodium_distachyon_v3.0, whole genome shotgun sequence genome encodes:
- the LOC100832785 gene encoding mitochondrial metalloendopeptidase OMA1 isoform X1: MLHIYHRVNKTEDFRASASWLSPPSNREDELCFEDIRLRSLPSPPPPKPPAAASDSHPVLPPQLADPPGGGLAHHRHPYPRALPPPMARRPSPTTTAVFVVDHNVPPLSEVLVPATAAYAVYRSYLQTVPYTHQRRAVVLPPRYERKLGEYVFALYKKPLLADGDDKILPPDHADTVRVRRIADEIIGAAQRALIAPRRNGELLDDESGVAESRRAPRGQPQPMAKHLEGLDGEVIVVRDKQINAGCLPGGKILVNTGFLEYIKTDDEITAVLGHEVGHIIARHTAEDISKGLFSALVHIGIRQVFDNRHLVWKLPSLLFELPFSRKMEIEADHIGIMILAAAGFDPHAALEVHKKLGDLGGESELQNYLSTHPSSRKRMQNLSQYKLMEEAMELYRETNARKTAIVYSCF, encoded by the exons ATGCTGCATATATACCACCGCGTGAACAAAACAGAGGATTTCAGGGCGTCTGCAAGCTGGCTCTCCCCTCCAAGCAATCGAGAAGATGAACTGTGTTTTGAAGATATCAGGCTCCGCTCTCTtccgtctcctcctccaccaaaaccccccgccgccgcttcagACAGCCACCCGGTCCTTCCACCGCAGCTCGCAGATCCCCCCGGCGGAGGTCTCGCGCACCACCGCCACCCCTATCCgagggctcttccgccaccaATGGCCCGCCGTCCTTCGCCTACCACCACGGCCGTTTTCGTCGTCGACCACAACGTACCACCCCTATCCGAGGTGCTCGTCCCGGCCACCGCGGCGTACGCCGTCTACCGCAGTTACCTCCAAACCGTGCCCTACACCCACCAGAGACGCGCCGTCGTCCTGCCACCCCGGTATGAGCGCAAGCTCGGCGAGTACGTGTTCGCCCTCTACAAGAAGCCTCTTCtcgccgacggcgacgacaaGATCCTCCCTCCAGACCACGCCGACACCGTCCGCGTCCGCCGCATCGCGGACGAGATCATCGGCGCCGCCCAGCGCGCGCTGATCGCCCCCCGGCGAAACGGGGAGCTCCTGGACGACGAGAGCGGGGTCGCCGAGAGCCGCCGGGCGCCACGGGGCCAGCCGCAGCCGATGGCGAAACACCTCGAAGGGCTCGACGGGGAGGTGATCGTCGTCAGGGATAAACAAATCAATGCAGGCTGCCTCCCCGGCGGCAAGATCTTGGTCAACACTGGGTTCCTCGAGTACATCAAGACAGACGACGAGATCACCGCCGTGCTTGGTCACGAG GTGGGGCACATTATCGCGAGGCACACGGCAGAGGATATCAGCAAGGGCTTGTTCTCAGCGCTGGTGCACATTGGCATCCGGCAGGTCTTTGACAACAGACACTTGGTTTGGAAATTGCCGTCGTTGCTCTTCGAGCTGCCCTTCTCAAGGAA GATGGAGATTGAGGCAGATCACATCGGGATCATGATACTTGCTGCGGCTGGCTTCGATCCACACGCAGCCCTTGAAGTCCACAAGAAGCTAGGAGATCTCGGAGGAGAATCAGAGTTGCAGAATTACCTGTCTACTCATCCTTCGAGCAGGAAAAGAATGCAGAATTTGTCCCAATACAAGCTCATGGAGGAGGCGATGGAATTATACAGAGAAACCAATGCCCGGAAGACAGCCATTGTTTACTCTTGTTTCTAG
- the LOC100833096 gene encoding cysteine-rich repeat secretory protein 12-like, giving the protein MAPTRVASFLFLFFLVSGTYTSSVHGAADDDTASFVYAGCSQGRYAAGTQYESGVDSVLTSLANSAPYAPYANTTSPASSAVSAVSGLYQCRSDLASSICTSCVRSAINRLSSLCAWSSGGAVQLRGCFVRYGNDSFVGKPNTAVLFKKCGGGSPDAGAGAMAMRDSALGALASEAAPGYRAGGAGGVQAMAQCVGDLDAKACSECVSAAAAQLKAGCGNAGAGEVYLGKCYARFWSNGGGFVSSGAGNRRLALAVAVAGGFFASSLAYLPAVLM; this is encoded by the coding sequence ATGGCTCCGACGCGCGTAGCATcgttcctcttcctcttcttcctcgtctccggcACGTACACCTCCTCGGTGCACGGCGCCGCGGACGACGACACAGCATCGTTCGTGTACGCGGGGTGCTCGCAGGGGCGGTACGCGGCGGGGACGCAGTACGAGTCCGgggtggactccgtgctcacCTCCCTCGCCAACAGCGCCCCCTACGCGCCCTACGCCAACACCACCTCCCCAGCCTCGTCGGCCGTGTCCGCCGTGTCCGGCCTCTACCAGTGCCGCTCCGACCTGGCATCCTCCATCTGCACCAGCTGCGTCCGCTCCGCCATCAACAGGCTCTCCTCCCTCTGCGCCTGGTCgtccggcggcgccgtgcAGCTGCGCGGCTGCTTCGTGCGCTACGGGAACGACTCCTTCGTCGGCAAGCCCAACACGGCCGTGCTCTTCAAGAAGTGCGGCGGCGGGTCGCctgacgccggcgccggcgccatggccatgaGGGACTCGGCGCTCGGCGCGCTCGCCTCCGAGGCGGCGCCTGGGTACCGTGCCGGGGGAGCTGGGGGTGTCCAGGCCATGGCGCAGTGCGTCGGGGACCTTGATGCTAAGGCGTGCTCTGAGTGTGTGTCGGCTGCCGCTGCGCAGCTCAAGGCCGGGTGCGGGAACGCCGGTGCCGGGGAAGTGTACCTGGGGAAATGCTACGCGCGGTTCTGGTCCAACGGCGGAGGATTCGtcagctccggcgccggcaacCGGCGCCTGGCTcttgccgtcgccgtcgccggcggttTCTTCGCCTCGTCTTTGGCTTACCTTCCAGCTGTACTCATGTAG
- the LOC100821312 gene encoding 20 kDa chaperonin, chloroplastic: protein MASVQLCGAAVAAASFSRKGAASLEVLRVPTPAAGGARPARRAFRGLVARAATVVAPKYTTLKPLADRLLVKIKSAEQKTTGGILLPSTAQSKPQGGEVVAIGEGRTIADNKVEVSIQVGAQVVYSKYAGTEVELNDSNHLILKEDDIIGILETDDVKDMKPLGDRVLIKVAVAEDKTPGGLLLTETAKEKPSIGTVVAVGPGPLDEQGKRIALPVSAGSSVLYSKYAGAEFKGADGTNYIVLRVSDLMAVLS from the exons ATGGCGTCGGTGCAGCTCTGCGGTGCCGCGGTTGCCGCGGCGTCCTTCTCCAGGAAGGGAGCGGCATCACTCGAGGTGCTCCGCGTCcccacgccggcggccggaggggcccgcccggcgcggcgggcgtTCCGCGGCCTCGTCGCTAGGGCCGCCACCGTAGTCGCCCCCAAG TATACAACGCTCAAGCCCTTGGCCGACAGACTGCTTGTAAAGATTAAGTCTGCTGAGCAGAAGACGACAGGTGGAATTTTGCTCCCTTCGACAGCCCAATCTAAACCTCAGGGGGGTGAGGTAGTTGCCATTGGAGAGGGAAGAACCATTGCGGATAACAAAGTTGAAGTCAGCATTCAG GTTGGAGCTCAGGTTGTATATTCCAAGTATGCTGGAACAGAGGTGGAGTTGAATGACTCCAACCATCTAATTCTAAAAGAGGACGACATCATAGGTATTCTGGAGACAGATGATGTGAAAGACATGAAGCCTCTTGGTGACCGTGTTCTTATCAAG GTAGCTGTAGCTGAAGATAAAACTCCCGGTGGTCTCTTGCTTACCGAAACTGCTAAGGAGAAGCCATCTATCGGAACG GTCGTCGCTGTTGGACCAGGCCCTCTGGACGAGCAAGGCAAGAGGATCGCGTTGCCGGTATCTGCAGGTAGCTCCGTCCTGTACTCCAAGTACGCTGGTGCTGAATTCAAGGGTGCTGACGGCACGAACTACATCGTTTTGAGGGTATCGGATCTGATGGCAGTCCTCTCCTGA
- the LOC100832472 gene encoding mitochondrial metalloendopeptidase OMA1, whose amino-acid sequence MKCILKRTAGSALRLLPPPPPPLQAATRPFHRGGSQAPPAELSFLRRCSSFHTSARRRPEPELIHFARRRRGEGEGEGGGRIPWYLSWEKLLTRALAPAAAACALYRLSLQTVPYTHRRRAVVLPARYERKLGERRFQALKEKAAAAGKLLPPDHGDAVRARRVAEEIVAAARRTLIGRRGNEDLLLLLDDDAESRDEPRGAPEPEPMTKHLVGLDWEVIVVEDDEASASCLPGGKIVVNTGFLRRFQTDAEIAVVLGREVGHIVARHAAEGFSKALWSELLSICLWGVFDCRDFVARTLPLLLVKRHFSRKMEIEADHIGIMLLAAAGFDPHVALEVHKKLRDLGGESELRNYLSTHPSRRKRVQNLSQHKLMEEAMELYRETNARKTANVYSCF is encoded by the exons ATGAAGTGTATTTTGAAGAGAACAGCTGGCTCCGCCCTCCGTCTcctccccccgccgccgccgccgctacagGCAGCCACACGGCCCTTCCACCGCGGCGGCTCGCAGGCACCCCCGGCGGAGCTCTCGTTCCTCaggcgctgctcctccttccACACctccgcgcggcggcggcccgagCCGGAGCTGATCCACTtcgcccgacgccgccgcggggaaggcgaaggcgaaggcggcggccggatccCGTGGTACCTCAGCTGGGAGAAGCTCTTGACCCGGGCGctcgccccggccgccgcggcgtgcGCCCTGTACCGCCTGAGCCTCCAGACCGTGCCCTACACCCACCGGAGGCGCGCCGTCGTCCTGCCTGCCCGGTACGAGCGCAAGCTGGGCGAGCGCAGATTCCAAGCCCTCAAGgagaaggccgccgccgccggcaagctCCTCCCGCCGGACCACGGCGACGCCGTCCGCGCCCGCCGCGTCGCGGAGGagatcgtcgccgccgcccgccgcacGCTGATCGGCCGCCGGGGGAACGaagacctcctcctcctcctggacGACGACGCTGAGAGCCGGGACGAACCGCGGGGAGCGCCTGAGCCGGAGCCGATGACGAAGCACCTCGTAGGGCTCGACTGGGAGGTGATcgtcgtcgaggacgacgaggccaGCGCGTCCTGCCTCCCCGGCGGCAAGATCGTGGTCAACACTGGGTTCCTCCGCCGTTTCCAGACAGACGCCGAGATCGCCGTCGTGCTTGGCCGCGAGGTTGGTCACATTGTCGCGAGGCACGCGGCAGAGGGGTTCAGCAAGGCCCTGTGGTCAGAGCTGCTGAGCATCTGCCTCTGGGGGGTCTTTGATTGCAGAGACTTTGTGGCTAGGACATTGCCGTTGCTGCTCGTCAAGCGGCACTTCTCAAGAAA GATGGAGATTGAGGCAGATCACATTGGGATCATGCTACTTGCTGCGGCTGGCTTCGATCCACACGTAGCCCTCGAAGTCCACAAGAAGCTGAGAGATCTCGGAGGAGAATCAGAGTTGCGGAATTACCTGTCTACTCACCCTTCGAGGAGGAAAAGAGTGCAGAATTTGTCCCAACACAAGCTCATGGAGGAGGCGATGGAATTATACAGAGAAACCAATGCCCGGAAGACAGCCAATGTTTACTCTTGTTTCTAG
- the LOC104584326 gene encoding ethylene-responsive transcription factor ERF017: MSSSPETKDADNSAGEGSGERGRKYKGVRRRKWGKWVSEIRLPNSRERVWLGSYDAPDKAARAFDAAFVCLRGAHAPGAELNFPDSPPPLTRRLDAAAAVDPQEVQAAALSHANRAGPTVVSASDGPSSRPVPAAMAMDDVLGSEAGVTAGSEDGSGIDWRPAMAPLYSPTGWPAGNAYDFLHVPSTPLPFGDDEDMEDQAGSSHAAMASLWSFDP; the protein is encoded by the coding sequence atgtcgtcgtcgccggagacgaaggacGCTGACAACAGCGCCGGCGAGGGCAGTGgggagagggggaggaagtACAAGGGCGTGCGGCGTCGCAAGTGGGGCAAGTGGGTGTCGGAGATCCGGCTGCCCAACAGCCGCGAGCGCGTGTGGCTCGGCTCCTACGACGCCCCCGACAAGGCCGCCCGCGCCTTCGACGCCGCATTCGTCTGCCTCCGCGGCGCCCACGCCCCTGGAGCCGAGCTCAACTTCCCCGACTCTCCGCCTCCATTAACACGCCGCCTGGatgccgcggccgccgtcgacccgCAGGAGGTGCAGGCCGCCGCGCTCTCCCACGCCAACCGCGCCGGGCCCACCGTCGTCTCCGCCTCCGATGGACCCTCCTCGCGGCCGGTGCCGGCCGCCATGGCAATGGACGACGTGCTTGGCAGCGAAGCCGGGGTGACGGCAGGGAGCGAGGACGGAAGCGGCATCGACTggcggccggccatggcgccgctcTACTCGCCCACGGGCTGGCCTGCAGGCAATGCGTACGACTTCTTGCACGTTCCGTCGACGCCGCTTCCATttggcgacgacgaggacatGGAGGATCAGGCCGGGAGCAGCCATGCCGCCATGGCTTCGCTCTGGAGCTTTGATCCCTGA
- the LOC100832162 gene encoding mitochondrial metalloendopeptidase OMA1 → MAAACCYGTLETVPYSNRTHFIVLTPGGERRAGEFQFARMKELMDEEGKAILPESHPDSVRVTRLAMEIVRAAHKGFDAGPEKSPYGVVEDSLEAAAQRDNDDRLVKAGSKKKRKKKKEPQTKHLDGLNWEVVLVEDKNVNACCLPGGKIMVNTGFLRHFKTDAELATVLGHEVGHIIARHAAEQITKNMWIFILELFLLIFCDDDENNPKNIATLTELILKKPFSRKMELEADHIGVLLLAAAGYDPRDAPAFYEKLGKTGGGKDWADFLSTHPSSKKRAQNLSQDKVMDKAMELYREVVAGRESKGFFFVFR, encoded by the exons atggccgccgcctgctgctaCGGCACCCTCGAGACCGTGCCCTACTCCAACCGCACCCACTTCATCGTGCTCACccccggcggcgagcgccggGCCGGCGAGTTCCAGTTCGCGCGCATGAAGGAGTTGATGGACGAGGAAGGGAAGGCGATCCTCCCGGAGTCCCACCCGGACAGCGTCCGCGTCACACGCCTCGCCATGGAGATCGTCCGCGCCGCGCACAAGGGCTTCGACGCCGGACCGGAGAAATCGCCGTACGGGGTAGTCGAGGACTCTTTGGAGGCTGCCGCACAGAGAGACAATGATGACAGGTTGGTTAAAGCCgggagcaagaagaagaggaagaagaagaaggagccgCAGACGAAGCACCTGGATGGGCTCAACTGGGAGGTGGTCCTCGTCGAGGACAAGAATGTCAACGCGTGCTGCTTGCCCGGGGGCAAGATTATGGTCAACACTGGCTTCCTTCGACATTTCAAAACCGATGCTGAGCTCGCCACTGTGCTTGGGCACGAG GTTGGGCACATCATCGCAAGGCATGCGGCAGAGCAGATCACCAAGAACATGTGGATATTCATCCTGGAGCTTTTCCTCCTCATTTtctgcgacgacgacgaaaacAATCCTAAAAATATCGCGACGCTTACGGAGTTAATCCTCAAAAAGCCCTTCTCACGCAA GATGGAGTTAGAGGCGGATCACATTGGAGTCCTATTATTGGCTGCGGCTGGTTATGACCCGCGTGACGCCCCTGCATTCTATGAGAAGCTAGGAAAGACCGGAGGGGGAAAAGACTGGGCAGATTTCCTATCAACTCATCCTTCGAGCAAAAAAAGGGCACAGAATTTGTCGCAAGACAAAGTCATGGATAAGGCCATGGAGTTGTACAGAGAAGTTGTTGCTGGCAGAGAGAGCAAAGGTTTCTTCTTTGTGTTTCGTTAA
- the LOC100846819 gene encoding uncharacterized protein LOC100846819: MALEWVVLGYAAGAEAIMLLLLTLPGLDALRRGMISVVRGALKPMMSVVPFCLFLLMDIYWKYETRPTCGDEHACTPSEHLRHQKSIIKSQRNALLIGAALLLYWILFSVTSLVVRLDQLQQRVDKLKKRDD, encoded by the coding sequence ATGGCGCTGGAGTGGGTGGTCCTCGGGTACGCCGCGGGCGCGGAGGCGatcatgctgctgctgctgacgcTGCCGGGTCTCGACGCGCTCCGGCGCGGGATGATCTCCGTGGTGCGGGGCGCGCTCAAGCCCATGATGTCCGTGGTGCCCTtctgcctcttcctcctcatggACATCTACTGGAAGTACGAGACCCGGCCCACATGCGGCGACGAGCACGCCTGCACCCCTTCCGAGCACCTCCGCCACCAGAAGTCCATCATCAAGTCGCAGCGCAACGCGCTCCTCATCggcgccgcgctgctcctctACTGGATCCTCTTCTCCGTCACCTCCCTAGTCGTCCGCCTCGACCAACTCCAGCAGCGCGTCGACAAGCTCAAGAAGCGCGACGACTGA
- the LOC100832785 gene encoding uncharacterized protein LOC100832785 isoform X2: MLHIYHRVNKTEDFRASASWLSPPSNREDELCFEDIRLRSLPSPPPPKPPAAASDSHPVLPPQLADPPGGGLAHHRHPYPRALPPPMARRPSPTTTAVFVVDHNVPPLSEVLVPATAAYAVYRSYLQTVPYTHQRRAVVLPPRYERKLGEYVFALYKKPLLADGDDKILPPDHADTVRVRRIADEIIGAAQRALIAPRRNGELLDDESGVAESRRAPRGQPQPMAKHLEGLDGEVIVVRDKQINAGCLPGGKILVNTGFLEYIKTDDEITAVLGHEDGD; this comes from the exons ATGCTGCATATATACCACCGCGTGAACAAAACAGAGGATTTCAGGGCGTCTGCAAGCTGGCTCTCCCCTCCAAGCAATCGAGAAGATGAACTGTGTTTTGAAGATATCAGGCTCCGCTCTCTtccgtctcctcctccaccaaaaccccccgccgccgcttcagACAGCCACCCGGTCCTTCCACCGCAGCTCGCAGATCCCCCCGGCGGAGGTCTCGCGCACCACCGCCACCCCTATCCgagggctcttccgccaccaATGGCCCGCCGTCCTTCGCCTACCACCACGGCCGTTTTCGTCGTCGACCACAACGTACCACCCCTATCCGAGGTGCTCGTCCCGGCCACCGCGGCGTACGCCGTCTACCGCAGTTACCTCCAAACCGTGCCCTACACCCACCAGAGACGCGCCGTCGTCCTGCCACCCCGGTATGAGCGCAAGCTCGGCGAGTACGTGTTCGCCCTCTACAAGAAGCCTCTTCtcgccgacggcgacgacaaGATCCTCCCTCCAGACCACGCCGACACCGTCCGCGTCCGCCGCATCGCGGACGAGATCATCGGCGCCGCCCAGCGCGCGCTGATCGCCCCCCGGCGAAACGGGGAGCTCCTGGACGACGAGAGCGGGGTCGCCGAGAGCCGCCGGGCGCCACGGGGCCAGCCGCAGCCGATGGCGAAACACCTCGAAGGGCTCGACGGGGAGGTGATCGTCGTCAGGGATAAACAAATCAATGCAGGCTGCCTCCCCGGCGGCAAGATCTTGGTCAACACTGGGTTCCTCGAGTACATCAAGACAGACGACGAGATCACCGCCGTGCTTGGTCACGAG GATGGAGATTGA